One window of the Deltaproteobacteria bacterium genome contains the following:
- a CDS encoding CocE/NonD family hydrolase, which yields MSSGKSEYQVIVEENVAVPMRDRVCLVADIYHPARDGKILGERVPALLKRTPYGKRDPEYQERARFFASQGYGVVVQDCRGCHGSGGTFYFLAQEPEDGYDTVEWIAEQPWCNGRVGTFGYSYMAWVQSALATQNPPHLVCMFPNMGGWNAFTSSVRQGGAMELRWLAWAFWHSALNRQKDLKKDPWVDRALNRCDVREWLARLPIRKGQTPLSLVPSYEKWLFDLVSHEEYDEFWKQPGFAIEEFVKEHAEVPVYLCGGWYDSYTRATLEAFGALTREKRRATVKLIVGPWTHGTYTTELSYSGDVDFGPEAALPSLDGLHLRWFDRWLRDMDNGIDKSPPVRIFVMGGGTGRRTGEGRLDHGGRWRDEREWPLARTRYVRLHLHMDGTLRHEAPEAECSSTSYLFDPGNPVPTIGGNFSSLDYLLPPPAEVDPRILPVSARTTPITPAGGFDQREGPLFFGCSAPYLPLSSRQDVLVFQSEPLREDVEITGEIEVRLWISSSGRDTDFTAKIIDVYPPNEDYPEGYALNISDTILRARFRNSWSRAEPLEPGEVYPLRLVLYPTSNLFKRGHRIRLDISSSNFPRFDVNPNTGEPVWSSRGGVVVRNSIYHDRERPSHIVLPLAEGPESL from the coding sequence GTGAGTTCAGGGAAATCTGAGTACCAAGTGATCGTCGAGGAAAATGTGGCCGTACCCATGCGCGACCGGGTTTGCCTTGTAGCGGATATCTACCATCCAGCAAGGGATGGGAAGATACTGGGCGAGAGGGTACCTGCCCTGCTGAAGCGTACACCCTATGGCAAGAGAGATCCCGAGTACCAGGAGAGGGCGCGTTTTTTTGCCTCTCAGGGCTACGGCGTGGTGGTCCAGGATTGCCGGGGCTGTCATGGGTCGGGGGGAACCTTCTACTTCCTCGCCCAGGAGCCTGAGGATGGGTACGACACGGTGGAGTGGATTGCCGAGCAACCCTGGTGCAACGGCAGGGTCGGTACCTTCGGGTACTCTTACATGGCATGGGTCCAGAGTGCTCTGGCAACCCAGAACCCGCCTCATCTCGTCTGCATGTTCCCGAATATGGGAGGGTGGAACGCCTTTACCAGCAGTGTGAGGCAGGGCGGAGCCATGGAGCTGCGCTGGCTGGCCTGGGCTTTCTGGCATTCGGCCCTGAATAGGCAGAAGGACCTTAAGAAGGACCCCTGGGTTGACCGAGCACTCAACCGGTGCGATGTGCGTGAATGGTTGGCCCGCCTTCCGATTCGAAAGGGACAGACACCTCTCAGCTTGGTTCCTTCCTATGAGAAATGGCTTTTCGACCTGGTTTCCCATGAAGAGTACGACGAATTCTGGAAACAACCGGGGTTTGCCATCGAGGAGTTCGTAAAGGAACACGCGGAGGTGCCGGTCTACCTGTGCGGCGGTTGGTACGATTCCTACACCAGGGCGACCCTCGAGGCCTTCGGTGCCCTTACCCGCGAGAAGAGGCGAGCCACCGTCAAGCTCATCGTGGGCCCCTGGACGCACGGTACCTATACCACGGAACTCTCCTACTCCGGAGACGTCGATTTCGGTCCCGAGGCTGCCCTCCCCTCGCTCGACGGGCTGCACCTGCGCTGGTTCGACCGGTGGCTCAGGGATATGGACAACGGAATCGATAAGTCTCCTCCGGTCCGCATCTTTGTCATGGGCGGCGGAACCGGCAGGCGTACCGGTGAAGGTCGGCTGGACCATGGGGGGCGATGGAGGGACGAACGGGAGTGGCCTCTGGCCAGGACCCGATACGTGAGGCTGCACCTACACATGGACGGAACCCTCCGGCATGAGGCACCCGAGGCGGAGTGTTCCAGTACCAGCTATCTCTTTGATCCTGGGAACCCGGTGCCTACCATCGGGGGGAACTTCTCTTCCCTCGACTACCTCCTGCCGCCTCCGGCCGAGGTGGATCCCCGTATCCTGCCTGTTTCTGCACGGACCACTCCCATAACACCGGCGGGAGGATTCGACCAGCGGGAGGGCCCCCTATTTTTCGGCTGCAGTGCCCCGTATCTCCCCCTCAGCTCCAGGCAGGACGTGCTCGTCTTCCAGAGCGAACCCTTGAGGGAAGACGTGGAGATAACAGGGGAGATCGAGGTCAGGCTCTGGATCTCCTCTTCCGGGCGGGATACCGACTTCACGGCCAAGATAATCGATGTCTACCCCCCCAACGAGGACTATCCAGAGGGATACGCCCTCAATATCAGCGATACCATCCTGCGGGCCCGGTTCCGCAACTCCTGGAGCCGGGCAGAACCCCTTGAGCCGGGGGAGGTCTATCCCCTGCGCCTCGTCCTCTACCCAACGAGCAACCTCTTCAAGCGCGGGCACCGCATCCGCCTCGACATCTCCTCGAGCAACTTCCCCCGTTTCGATGTGAATCCCAACACAGGGGAACCGGTCTGGTCCTCT